The Penaeus vannamei isolate JL-2024 chromosome 39, ASM4276789v1, whole genome shotgun sequence genome window below encodes:
- the LOC113805374 gene encoding pro-resilin-like isoform X2: MNAKVFILLGLAAIAAADSFESYEYRPPQRRSSEESYESGEAKYDFQWAVDHDPSSNEFGHQEARDGDDTQGSYYVQLPDGRLQTVKYFVDGDSGYVAEVNYEGDASFESGSDESREYRYRYDSNESK, encoded by the exons ATGAACGCCAAG GTCTTCATCCTCCTCGGTCTGGCAGCCATTGCCGCCGCAGACAGCTTCGAGTCCTACGAATACAGACCACCACAG AGACGCTCATCTGAGGAATCTTACGAATCCGGAGAAGCCAAGTACGACTTCCAGTGGGCTGTCGATCACGACCCTTCAAGCAACGAGTTCGGACACCAGGAGGCCCGTGACGGCGACGACacccagggatcctactacgtgcagctccccgacggccgcctgcagaccgtcaagtacttcgtggacggcgactccggctacgtggctgaggtcaactaCGAGGGCGATGCCTCCTTCGAATCTGGTTCCGACGAATCTCGggaatacagatacagatacgacTCCAACGAGTCCAAGTAA
- the LOC113805374 gene encoding pro-resilin-like isoform X1, translating into MNTKVFILLGLAAIAAADSFESYEYRPPQRRSSEESYESGEAKYDFQWAVDHDPSSNEFGHQEARDGDDTQGSYYVQLPDGRLQTVKYFVDGDSGYVAEVNYEGDASFESGSDESREYRYRYDSNESK; encoded by the exons ATGAACACCAAG GTCTTCATCCTCCTCGGTCTGGCAGCCATTGCCGCCGCAGACAGCTTCGAGTCCTACGAATACAGACCACCACAG AGACGCTCATCTGAGGAATCTTACGAATCCGGAGAAGCCAAGTACGACTTCCAGTGGGCTGTCGATCACGACCCTTCAAGCAACGAGTTCGGACACCAGGAGGCCCGTGACGGCGACGACacccagggatcctactacgtgcagctccccgacggccgcctgcagaccgtcaagtacttcgtggacggcgactccggctacgtggctgaggtcaactaCGAGGGCGATGCCTCCTTCGAATCTGGTTCCGACGAATCTCGggaatacagatacagatacgacTCCAACGAGTCCAAGTAA
- the LOC113809483 gene encoding pro-resilin-like, translated as MNAKVLIFLGLAAIAAADSFESYEYRPPQRRSSEESYESGEAKYDFQWAVDHDPSSNEFGHQEARDGDDTQGSYYVQLPDGRLQTVKYFVDGDSGYVAEVNYEGDASFESGSDESREYRYRYDSNESK; from the exons ATGAACGCCAAGGTCCTCATCTTCCTCGGTCTGGCAGCCATTGCCGCCGCAGACAGCTTCGAGTCCTACGAGTACAGGCCACCACAG AGACGTTCATCTGAGGAATCTTACGAATCCGGAGAGGCCAAGTACGACTTCCAATGGGCTGTCGATCACGACCCTTCAAGCAACGAGTTCGGACACCAGGAGGCCCGTGACGGAGAcgacactcagggatcctactacgtgcagctccccgacggccgcctgcagaccgtcaagtacttcgtggacggcgactccggctacgtggctgaggtcaactaCGAGGGCGATGCTTCCTTCGAATCTGGTTCCGACGAATCTCGggaatacagatacagatacgacTCCAACGAGTCCAAGTAA
- the LOC113811127 gene encoding cuticle protein 19.8-like, with protein MNTKVFILLGLAAIAAADSFESYEYRPPQRRSSEESFESGEAKYDFQWAVDHEDSGNNYGHQEARDGEDTQGSYYVHLPDGRLQTVKYFVDGDSGYVAEVNYDGEARFPDSFESASFESREYRPRYVYDSNESK; from the exons ATGAACACAAAG GTCTTCATCCTCCTCGGTCTGGCAGCCATTGCCGCTGCAGACAGCTTTGAGTCCTATGAATACAGGCCACCACAG AGACGCTCCTCCGAGGAATCCTTCGAGTCCGGAGAAGCCAAGTACGACTTCCAATGGGCTGTCGATCACGAAGACTCCGGCAACAACTacggacaccaggaagcccgtgacggcgaagacactcagggatcctactacgtgcacctccccgacggccgcctgcagaccgtcaagtacttcgtggacggcgactccggctacgtggctgaggtcaactaCGATGGCGAGGCTCGTTTCCCCGACTCCTTCGAGTCCGCTTCCTTCGAGTCCCGCGAATACAGGCCACGATACGTCTATGACTCCAATGAGTCCAAGTAA
- the LOC138859915 gene encoding pro-resilin-like — translation MNTKVFILLGLAAIAAADSFESYEYRPPQRRSSEESYESGEAKYDFQWAVDHEDSGNNYGHQEARDGEDTQGSYYVHLPDGRLQTVKYFVDGDSGYVAEVNYDGEARFPDSFESASFESREYRPRYFYDSNESK, via the exons ATGAACACCAAG GTCTTCATCCTTTTGGGTCTTGCAGCCATTGCTGCTGCAGACAGTTTTGAATCCTATGAATACAGGCCACCACAG AGACGTTCCTCCGAGGAATCCTACGAGTCCGGAGAAGCCAAGTACGACTTCCAATGGGCTGTCGATCACGAAGACTCCGGCAACAACTacggacaccaggaagcccgtgacggcgaagacactcagggatcctactacgtgcacctccccgacggccgcctgcagaccgtcaagtacttcgtggacggcgactccggctacgtggctgaggtcaactaCGATGGCGAGGCTCGTTTCCCCGACTCCTTCGAGTCCGCTTCCTTCGAGTCCCGCGAATACAGGCCACGATACTTCTATGACTCCAACGAGTCCAAGTAA